From the genome of Pectobacterium atrosepticum:
TCGCGCCTTGCAACACGGGCGTTAATGCCTGTGCGTTCGGGCCTGCGATGATCATGCCGTTGGCTTTTAAGCGATCGAACATCTCCCACGCTTTATCCTTTTCCGCATTTTGCAAACCAATTAGCAGATCGAGCGAGGCGCCTGACAGCGCAGGGTCTGGTGTAGTGACTTTATCTTTAAATTCAGGTTTGGTGAGGTCGTTCCAGTCTTTAGGTTCTGGGGTGCCGCTCTTGCTGTTCCACACAATGCCCAGCGCGGAAATCCCCTGTGCCACGTAGAAAGGGGTTTTGAACTGAGCAGGCACGGTGGCAGCATTCGGGCTATCAAACTCCAACAGCCAGCCTCGTTGCTGCAAATCTGTTGCGGTATCCCAAGAGGCAGAAATCAGGACATCTGCACGTGGATTGGCCTGCTCGGCTTCCAGTCGGGCCATGACTTTACCGGTTGTTGCCTGAAAAACATCGACTTTCACGCCTGTCTGTTTTTCATAACCGGCTGCCAGTTTCTTTGCCAATGCTCCCGGTCCGGCGGTGTACAGCGTCAGGGCATGTGCGCTGCCTGTCACCGCGGCTAATGAGAGAGCTATACCCATAATGATGCCTCGTTGATTCATGGTAAACCGTGTGTTTTTCATTGCATTTTTCCCCAAAGTTAACGTGTGGTGATATCAGTAATGTAGCCTTGCGACATGTGAACAATACGGTGCGCCAGTATGTTGGCTTCGCCTCTGTCGTGGGTGACATACACGGCGGTGGTACCAAGATGGCGTAAGAGCGATGCCATCTCCTGACAAAGCGATTCACGTAGATCCCGGTCGAGATTGGATAACGGTTCATCAAATAGCAGGATGTTCGGCTCTGCGATAATGGCGCGTGCCAACGCGACTCGCTGTTGCTGACCGCCGGATAAATCGGCAGGTTTACGATCGGCAAAATCGGCCAGACCTACGCGCGCTAGCGTGACGTCAACTCGTTGGCGGCAGATATCGCGCGGAACCTTCCTCATCAGCAGCGGAAACCCGACGTTTTGTGCCACGGTCATATGTGGCCACAGTGCGTAGTCCTGAAATACCATGCCAAGATTGCGTTGTTCAGGCGGTAGGGATAGCTGATGACCGGCAACCTGACGATCGCCAAAATGAATGGTGCCTGCATCTGGTTGTAACAACCCAGCCAGCAATTTTAGCAACGTACTTTTGCCGCAGCCGGAAGGCCCCAGCAAGGCCAGAATGGTGCCTCTCGACACATTGAGGCAGATCGAGTCGAGAACCGTTTTTCCTGCGAAAGCGTGGGATAATTTATCGATCGCAATCGCAGCGGGCGTGGCGAGTTCAGCCGTGGTCATTATCACCTCCGCGCAATAACGGGAGGCGATATCCATTGTGATATCGGTGGAGCAGACGAGCGCTTTTTGGCTGCCAATTTAAAAGGCGTAGCAAAGCGTCCCGCCGGTAAAGCAGGGGAAAAAACATGGGGTATCCTCTTTGGGACTCTATATCGGAATGGGGATTGTAGTGGGGGAATAAGGCTATTTGATGACAGATGAAAAGAGGATTGCGGTGTGTCTTCCCGATATGAATTCTGGCCGCAGAGAAAACGACCCTATTTGATCGACATAATCCATCAATCTTATGATTTATTACTTTATTCTTCGCTGTGACTACATAGAGTCGTGGTGAAATCCGCTATGCTGGTCAGAGGGTTTGCAAAATGTCATCAACGCACATGCAGCTTCAAATATGACGGGTATAAGGATAAATCATGACGCTCGAACTCATCCCTGTTGGTATCAGTGCCTGTCTGCTCGGTAATCCCGTGCGGTTTGATGGCGGACATAAACGTTTGACGTTTGCTGTTGAAGAACTGGCACCCTATTTTCGTTTTGAATCTGTTTGCCCAGAAATGGCGATTGGTTTACCGGTACCACGCCCGGCACTCAGGCTGGTGAGAGAAGGGGAAAGCCATGTCACGATGCGTGCCAGCAACGGTTCATCGCTGGATGTTACTCAGCAGATAACGGTTTTTTCCGCTGACAAAGTCAGCCAACTTCAGCACTTATGCGGCTATATCGTCTGTGCCAAATCGCCAAGCTGCGGTATGGAACGCGTGAAGGTTTACGATGAAGCGCAAAAGAATGCGCGTAAAAGTGGAGTCGGCCTGTTTACGCAAGAGCTGATGCGACAAATGCCTTGGCTACCGGTTGAAGAAGACGGGCGCCTGCACGATTCCGGCTTACGGGAAAACTTCATTGAACGCGTGTATGCGCTGCACGAACTGAATCAACTCTGGAAAAATGGGCTGAGCCGTGGTGCGCTCATTGCCTTTCATAGCCGCTATAAATTGCTGCTGCTGGCGCATTCCCAGCCGGAATATCGTGAGCTGGGGCCGTTTGTTGCGGGGATCGATAAGTGGGAATCGCTGGAAGAGTATGTTGTTGAATATCGGACGCGGTTGATGAAGCTGCTGTCGACGCCTGCGACGCGTCGCAACCACACCAATGTGCTGATGCATGTGCAGGGCTACTTCCGACGTCAACTGAGTTCTCAACAGCGACAGGAACTGGCGCAGCTCATCGATCGCTATCGGCAGGGTTTGCAGCCGCTATTGGCACCGATCACGTTGTTAAAACATTACATGGCGGAATATCCCGATGCGTATCTGGCTCAGCAGCGTTACTTTGAGCCGTACCCAGAAGCATTACGCCTGCGTTACGGACACTAGTTTGATCGCCCGAGGAATTTCATGACCACGCATGTCGTTACACATCATGCCGTTACACATGTAGTCTGGCTGCGCAACGACTTGCGCATTACCGATAATCTGGCGCTGTACGCCGCCTGTCAGGATCCGAGTGCGACTGTGCTGGCGGTATTCATTGCGACGCCCGCACAGTGGGAAAAGCACGATATGGCGCCGCGGCAGGCTGCCTTTTTGCTAGAGAACCTGACGTTGGTACAGCATGTGCTGGCCGAGAAAGGTATCCCGCTGCATTACCACGAATGCGCGGACTTTGCGGCGTCGGTTGACTGGCTGATGCAATTTTGTGCGGAGCAGCAGGCCACCGATCTTTTCTACAACCATCAGTATGAAATCAACGAGCGCCTGCGTGATAAGCAGGTGAAAGATCGGCTGGCCGATAGTGTGGTTTGTCACGGTTATCATGACAGCCTGTTGCTGCCGCCGGGTAGCGTGCTGACGGGCAACGGCGAGATGTATAAAGTATTCACACCATTTCGCCAGGCTTTTATCAAGCGGCTGTTGGAAGCGGATACGACGTGCGTACCGGCACCGGATGCACGCGGTGAGCCGATCAATAACACGGCGGAATTAGTGCCGTTTAGCTATCCGCAGTGCGAAGTGGATAGCGAGGATTTCCCCTGCGGTGAACGTGCGGCATTGCAGCAGTTACGCCGTTTTTGCCGCGAGCAGGTGCAGGATTACGATCAACAGCGGGATTTCCCTGCGTTGCCCGGTACCAGCAAGTTGTC
Proteins encoded in this window:
- a CDS encoding extracellular solute-binding protein, producing the protein MKNTRFTMNQRGIIMGIALSLAAVTGSAHALTLYTAGPGALAKKLAAGYEKQTGVKVDVFQATTGKVMARLEAEQANPRADVLISASWDTATDLQQRGWLLEFDSPNAATVPAQFKTPFYVAQGISALGIVWNSKSGTPEPKDWNDLTKPEFKDKVTTPDPALSGASLDLLIGLQNAEKDKAWEMFDRLKANGMIIAGPNAQALTPVLQGAKTAVFGAVDYVSYGSMESGESIKVIFPSSGTVIAPRPMMILKSSKNQQQAKDFINYMLSPEGQKAVAEAWLMPARQDIEAKRPLFKNLTLLPEGDSASASRAAVLDRFAALFGQR
- a CDS encoding ABC transporter ATP-binding protein; translated protein: MTTAELATPAAIAIDKLSHAFAGKTVLDSICLNVSRGTILALLGPSGCGKSTLLKLLAGLLQPDAGTIHFGDRQVAGHQLSLPPEQRNLGMVFQDYALWPHMTVAQNVGFPLLMRKVPRDICRQRVDVTLARVGLADFADRKPADLSGGQQQRVALARAIIAEPNILLFDEPLSNLDRDLRESLCQEMASLLRHLGTTAVYVTHDRGEANILAHRIVHMSQGYITDITTR
- a CDS encoding DUF1722 domain-containing protein, giving the protein MTLELIPVGISACLLGNPVRFDGGHKRLTFAVEELAPYFRFESVCPEMAIGLPVPRPALRLVREGESHVTMRASNGSSLDVTQQITVFSADKVSQLQHLCGYIVCAKSPSCGMERVKVYDEAQKNARKSGVGLFTQELMRQMPWLPVEEDGRLHDSGLRENFIERVYALHELNQLWKNGLSRGALIAFHSRYKLLLLAHSQPEYRELGPFVAGIDKWESLEEYVVEYRTRLMKLLSTPATRRNHTNVLMHVQGYFRRQLSSQQRQELAQLIDRYRQGLQPLLAPITLLKHYMAEYPDAYLAQQRYFEPYPEALRLRYGH
- the phrB gene encoding deoxyribodipyrimidine photo-lyase, which gives rise to MTTHVVTHHAVTHVVWLRNDLRITDNLALYAACQDPSATVLAVFIATPAQWEKHDMAPRQAAFLLENLTLVQHVLAEKGIPLHYHECADFAASVDWLMQFCAEQQATDLFYNHQYEINERLRDKQVKDRLADSVVCHGYHDSLLLPPGSVLTGNGEMYKVFTPFRQAFIKRLLEADTTCVPAPDARGEPINNTAELVPFSYPQCEVDSEDFPCGERAALQQLRRFCREQVQDYDQQRDFPALPGTSKLSPYLALGIVSPRQCFNRLRAECPDMLERREGGAFTWFNELVWREFYRHLIVSWPQLCKHRPFTAWTQWVKWRESPEDLTAWQQGKTGYPIVDAAMHQLNETGWMHNRLRMICASFLVKDLLIDWREGERYFMSQLLDGDLAANNGGWQWAASTGTDAAPYFRIFNPTTQGERFDPDGRFIRHWLPELAAVPDKDIHQPHRWADKQHVKLNYPLPIVDHKTARLDTLAAFEAAKNIGMANNDREEKSKYA